The following proteins are encoded in a genomic region of Clarias gariepinus isolate MV-2021 ecotype Netherlands chromosome 12, CGAR_prim_01v2, whole genome shotgun sequence:
- the LOC128533821 gene encoding NLR family CARD domain-containing protein 3-like, with protein MKQFQFLNGVIINLGTQTLLNEIYTELYITEGDSGNVNNEHEVRQIEAASRRTTTEETPIKCNDIFKPLSEQDKPIRSVLTKGVAGIGKTVSVQKFIVDWAEGKANQEIHLIFPLPFRELNLIKDQKLNLMELLHVCFKKTKETEMSIWEKVLFIFDGLDECRFPLDFQNTVRVCDVTESASVPVLLINLIKGNLFPSALIWITSRPAAANQIPSECVHRVTEVRGFNDPQKEEYFRKRISDQSLANNIITHLKSLRSLYIMCHIPVFCWISAAVLERMLGEAERGEIPKTLTQMYTHFLIIQIKIIREKYSTQQENDEKMLRNLGKLAFEQLEKGNLIFYEEDLRECGIDVREAAVYSGVCTQFFREEFGLHQSKVYCFVHLSIQEHLAALYVHLMFRMKKRNVLKKSQAFTFQITVLDFHKCAVDEALKSQTGHLDLFLRFLLGFSLKSNQKLLQVLITHTGSSSQRTQETVQFIKGRISEDLPPEKSINLFHCLNELGDNCLVEEIQHYLKSGKQSELSSPQLSALVFVLLTSAQELEEFDLNEYFSPDQITETVFLKLMPVIATCRKAIIRCDEVGVNSCSALGSALNLETSNLTELHLTVKTLNLSNSKLGDSGVKTLSAVLENPHSKVESLRLYKCGVSDEDCAALTSALRSNPSHLR; from the exons atgAAGCAGTTTCAGTTCTTGAATGGAGTGATAATAAACCTGGGAACCCAAACACTCTTGAATgagatctacacagagctctacatcacagaggGAGACAGTGGAAACGTCAATAatgaacatgaggtgagacagattGAAGCAGCGTCCAGGAGAACAACAACAGAGGAAACACCAATCAAATGCAATGACATCTTTAAGCCCTTATCTGAACAAGACAAACCCATCAGATCTGTGCTGACAAAGGGAGTCGCTGGCATCGGAAAAactgtctctgtgcagaagttcattgtggactgggctgaaggaaAAGCAAATCAGGAAATCCACCTCATATTTCCACTTCCTTTCAGAGAGCTGAATTTGATAAAGGACCAGAAACTGAATCTGATGGAGCTCCTTcatgtctgttttaaaaaaacaaaagaaacagaaatgtccATTTGGGAAAaggttctgtttatttttgatggATTGGACGAGTGTCGTTTTCCTCTAGATTTCCAGaacacagtgagagtgtgtgatgtaactgaatCTGCATCAGTGCCTGTGCTGCTGATAAACCTGATCAAAGGGAATCTGTTTCCCTCTGCTCTCATCTGGATCACTTCCCGACCTGCAGCAGCTAATCAAATCCCCTCTGAGTGTGTCCATCGAGTCACAGAGGTACGAGGGTTCAATGACCCACAGAAGgaggagtacttcaggaagaggatcagtgatcagagcctggccaataatatcatcacacacctgaagtcattaagaagcctctacatcatgtgtcacatcccagtcttctgctggatttcagccgctgttctagagagaatgttgggtgaagcagagagaggagagatccccaagactctgactcaaatgtacacacacttcctcatcaTTCAGATAAAAATCATAAGAGAAAAGTACTCAACGCAGCAGGAGAATGATGAGAAAATGCTTCGTAACCTGGGAAAACTGGCTTTTGAGCAGCTAGAGAAAGGGaacctgatcttctatgaggaagacctgagagagtgtggcattgatgtgagagaagcagcagtgtactcaggtgtgtgtacgcagttcttcagagaggagtttggGCTTCACCAGAGTAAAGTGTACTGCTTTGTTCATCTGAGTATTCAGGAACACCTCGCAGCTCTGTAtgtgcacctgatgttcaggaTGAAGAAGAGAAATGTTCTTAAAAAGAGTCAAGCTTTTACATTTCAAATTACAGTTTTAGATTTTCACAAGTGTGCTGTAGATGAAGCTTTAAAAAGTCAGACTGGACATCTGGATCTTTTCCTTCGCTTTCTTCTGGGTTTCTCACTGAAGTCCAATCAGAAACTCTTACAGGTcttaataacacacacaggaagTAGCTCCCAGAGGACACAGGAAACAGTTCAGTTCATTAAGGGGAGGATCAGTGAAGATCTTCCTCCagagaaatccatcaatctgtttCACTGTCTGAATGAACTGGGTGATAATTGCCTAGTGGAGGAAATCCAACACTATCTGAAATCTGGAAAACAAAGTGAACTCTCTTCACCACAGTTGtctgctctggtgtttgtgttactgacatCAGCACAGGAGCTGGAGGAATTTGACCTGAATGAATATTTCAGTCCAGATCAGATAACAGAAACTGTTTTTCTGAAGCTGATGCCTGTGATTGCAACATGCAGAAAAGCAAT tATCAGGTGTGATGAAGTTGGAGTGAACAGTTGTTCAGCTCTGGGTTCAGCACTCAACTTAGAAACCTCCAATCTGACAGAACTGCATCTGACTGTGAAAACACTGAATCTGTCCAACAGTAaactaggagactcaggagtaaagactctctctgctgtactggagaatcctcacagTAAAGTGGAAAGTCTGAG